From Coffea arabica cultivar ET-39 chromosome 9c, Coffea Arabica ET-39 HiFi, whole genome shotgun sequence, one genomic window encodes:
- the LOC113708483 gene encoding protein FAR1-RELATED SEQUENCE 5-like yields MGQDGVLKTHYMVQETEKGKMGMDGCGRLMSFDLNQEPECDRDTCSEESGGSIGGHEDEEADELVGAIGVDDVMKLTFDTEEEAGEFYNLYVKLSGFGIRKSNAKRDEDGISRFRKWVCCCEGYRNEKWFNYEDRKREAKAITRTGYGACFRVKYDTESVKYVVTRFIIEHNHPLASEASVQHLRSHRKVSDAEYAQAKSLKLVGARICQIMKHFVIKAGGYSNVGFCIKDLYNRMDEERRKDIFNGDAEGALGFLAAKKDADDMFFYKYGVDNEGRLARLFWADSKSRVDFSVFGDVLVFDTTYKTNKYRKPLVVLAGVNNHLNSTIFGCALLSDERIETYEWVLSTFVEAMKGRKPVAVMTDGDSAMRRAIKNLLPDACHRLCSWHLHRNARSNIRCEEFNNRLYDLMARKFSTLEFEDR; encoded by the coding sequence ATGGGGCAGGATGGGGTGCTTAAAACTCATTACATGGTGCAGGAAACAGAGAAGGGAAAAATGGGGATGGATGGTTGCGGCAGGTTAATGTCATTTGACCTTAACCAAGAACCTGAGTGTGACCGAGACACATGCAGTGAAGAAAGCGGTGGTTCAATAGGAGGACACGAAGATGAGGAGGCAGATGAATTGGTGGGCGCAATAGGCGTGGATGACGTAATGAAATTAACATTTGACACGGAAGAAGAAGCTGGGGAATTTTATAATTTGTATGTGAAACTAAGCGGATTTGGGATTCGTAAAAGTAATGCCAAACGAGATGAAGATGGCATTTCAAGATTTAGAAAATGGGTATGTTGCTGTGAAGGTTATAGAAATGAAAAGTGGTTTAATTATGAAGACCGGAAAAGAGAAGCAAAAGCAATCACAAGGACGGGGTATGGGGCTTGCTTTCGCGTGAAATATGACACAGAATCGGTAAAGTATGTGGTGACACGTTTCATTATAGAGCACAATCACCCGCTGGCATCAGAGGCAAGTGTGCAACACCTTAGGTCGCATAGAAAAGTGAGCGATGCAGAATATGCGCAGGCAAAAAGTCTAAAGTTGGTTGGGGCCAGAATATGCCAGATAATGAAACATTTTGTTATCAAAGCCGGAGGGTATAGTAACGTGGGATTTTGCATTAAGGATCTGTATAACCGAATGGACGAGGAACGTAGAAAAGATATTTTTAATGGCGATGCAGAAGGGGCACTTGGGTTCTTGGCAGCGAAGAAGGATGCcgatgacatgttcttttatAAATATGGTGTAGATAATGAAGGAAGATTGGCAAGATTGTTTTGGGCAGATTCTAAATCTCGTGTGGACTTCAGTGTATTTGGAGATGTATTGGTGTTTGATACaacatacaaaacaaataaataccgCAAGCCACTAGTTGTACTTGCAGGGGTAAACAACCATTTGAACAGTACTATTTTCGGCTGTGCACTGTTATCAGATGAGAGGATTGAAACATATGAATGGGTGCTAAGTACATTTGTAGAGGCTATGAAAGGTAGAAAACCAGTAGCAGTGATGACAGATGGGGACAGTGCAATGCGAAGAGCGATAAAGAATCTTCTCCCGGATGCTTGTCACAGGCTATGTTCGTGGCACTTGCATAGGAATGCACGGAGTAATATTCGCTGCGAGGAGTTTAATAACAGGTTGTATGACCTGATGGCGAGAAAGTTTAGCACTCTTGAGTTTGAGGATCGCTGA
- the LOC113708982 gene encoding uncharacterized protein → MPKKMGVNSKAEAARARKSAVEADRKDREARDKEEQYWRDAEGAKSRAAKKREEEAEKRAEVAARKAEARRLAEEEEKDLEKALKKPDKKANRVSVPVPKVTEVELRRRREEEQAAIQKRAEEEKRKNSRTAAEEEYERMVLVENTNRDDSIIEASTIEEAIAQMTVADNLPVDKHPERRLKASFKAFEEAELPRLKEDKPGLTHTQYKDMIWKLWKKSPDNPLNQVADMP, encoded by the exons ATGCCGAAAAAAATGGGAGTTAATAGCAAAGCCGAAGCCGCTAGGGCTCGAAAGAGCGCCGTGGAGGCCGATCGCAAAGATCGCGAGGCTCGTGATAAGGAAGAGCAGTACTGGCGAGATGCCGAAGGCGCCAAGTCTCGCGCTGCCAAGAAGCGCGAGGAGGAGGCCGAGAAACGGGCCGAGGTTGCAGCTCGCAAAGCCGAGGCCCGCCGGTTGGccgaggaggaggagaaggatCTCGAGAAGGCTTTGAAGAAGCCCGATAAGAAGGCCAATCGTGTCTCCGTTCCCGTCCCCAAGGTCACCGAGGTCGAGCTACGGCGGCGGAGGGAGGAGGAGCAGGCTGCCATTCAGAAGAGAGCTGAGGAGGAGAAGCGGAAGAATAGCCGTACAGCGGCCGAGGAGGAGTACGAGAGGATGGTTCTTGTGGAGAACACCAATCGTGACGATTCCATCATTGAGGCGAGCACAATTGAGGAAGCCATTGCTCAGATGACCGTGGCCGATAATTTGCCAGTTGATAAGCATCCAGAAAGGAGGCTCAAGGCTTCATTTAAG GCTTTTGAAGAAGCTGAGCTTCCTAGGCTGAAGGAAGATAAACCAGGTCTTACACACACGCAGTACAAAGACATGATCTGGaaactttggaagaaatctCCTGACAACCCTCTTAACCAG GTTGCTGACATGCCTTGA
- the LOC113708576 gene encoding probable serine/threonine-protein kinase PBL21 → MMVGSPRINGRIFSLLKAGTGKKRTIIVGLKSDNYSREMLRRLLSSSVVVPGDSVLAVHVQESNDGFDPNTFLIHEDLCKYKQVDFQVKLCNGSSYIVELSHQVRVHFATILAVGCSSQWPKDSTVNKCLKALPPSCSLLVMDNGGKILLQRQGTSQQGSVTRVLQSSVSSLSEFGSRDHSETRFHLQKSRTMSCPSTSLPVQPTGSKKLLSIRKNLSFPGVTQKLFERLATLEVKGNSRRFTLEELRRATNKFSPEVLIGEGGHSKVYRAELDDGQAAAVKVLNISQHSDEDLFREVEMLSSLKHENIVRVLGFCYCKDMQAVVYNLLKGSLRQRLKQLRWSERMQLAIGVARALDNLHSSSPPVIHRDVKSSNILLSENCQSQLSDFGAATVLHQNKQTSSVFSKPIHVVGTFGYLAPEYMMYGKVDEKIDVYSYGVVLLELITGKEAIQAKSMSNQESLVSWARSLLSSGLCERLIDPNLNQDYCQDEMKMMMIAARLCLLHSSSRRPTMKTVLNLLEEPDHWLAMPTKREELLIINGDSREEIEFCSRRKESVFSETLLMDDG, encoded by the exons ATGATGGTTGGAAGCCCAAGGATCAATGGACGTATCTTTTCGCTGCTAAAGGCCGGGACTGGCAAGAAGAGAACCATTATCGTTGGTCTGAAATCTGATAACTACAGCAGAGAAATGCTTCGCCGCTTACTAAGTAGTTCGGTAGTGGTGCCAGGGGACAGTGTGCTGGCAGTTCATGTGCAAGAGTCGAATGATGGCTTTGATCCAAACACTTTCCTCATCCATGAAGATCTCTGCAAGTACAAACAG GTGGATTTCCAAGTAAAGCTTTGTAACGGAAGCTCATATATAGTCGAATTGAGTCATCAGGTACGCGTACACTTTGCCACAATTCTGGCAGTCGGGTGCAGCAGTCAATG GCCCAAAGATTCAACTGTTAACAAATGCTTAAAGGCATTGCCTCCAAGTTGCTCCCTTCTGGTTATGGATAATGGAGGTAAAATCTTATTGCAGAGGCAAGGAACTTCTCAACAAGGTTCTGTAACTAGAGTACTCCAGTCTTCTGTGTCATCCCTTTCCGAATTTGGTAGCCGTGACCATTCAGAGACTAGATTTCATCTTCAGAAATCACGGACAATGTCATGCCCCTCAACTTCATTACCTGTACAACCTACTGGAAGCAAGAAACTGCTCAGCATTAGGAAAAACCTAAGCTTTCCAGGTGTAACACAGAAATTGTTTGAGAGGTTAGCTACTTTGGAGGTGAAGGGAAACAGCAGACGCTTTACACTGGAAGAACTAAGGCGTGCAACTAACAAATTTAGTCCTGAGGTGTTGATTGGAGAGGGAGGACATAGTAAGGTTTATCGAGCCGAACTTGATGATGGTCAGGCTGCAGCAGTGAAAGTGCTTAACATCTCGCAACACTCTGATGAGGATCTCTTCCGGGAGGTGGAAATGCTGAgcagtttaaaacatgaaaacatAGTTCGGGTTCTAGGATTTTGTTATTGCAAAGATATGCAGGCTGTTGTCTACAATTTACTCAAAGGAAGTCTAAGGCAAAGACTAAAACAGCTGAGGTGGTCTGAGAGGATGCAACTTGCCATTGGTGTGGCGAGGGCACTGGACAACCTCCATTCCTCCTCCCCTCCTGTCATACACAGAGATGTAAAGTCGTCTAACATACTTCTCTCTGAGAATTGCCAATCACAG CTATCAGATTTTGGAGCAGCAACAGTACTCCACCAAAACAAGCAAACGTCGTCAGTGTTCTCGaagccaattcatgtggttggaaCTTTTGGTTACCTGGCCCCAGAGTACATGATGTATGGCAAAGTTGACGAGAAGATAGACGTGTATTCTTATGGTGTTGTGCTGTTGGAATTAATCACAGGGAAAGAGGCTATTCAGGCGAAATCTATGTCTAATCAAGAGAGCTTGGTTTCATGG GCAAGGTCTCTTCTTAGTAGCGGTCTGTGTGAACGCTTGATTGATCCTAATCTAAACCAAGATTATTGCCAGGAtgagatgaaaatgatgatgattgCCGCCCGTCTATGCCTCCTGCATTCATCATCTAGAAGGCCAACTATGAAGACG GTTTTGAATCTGCTCGAGGAACCAGATCATTGGCTCGCAATGCCTACCAAAAGAGAAGAGCTCCTAATTATAAACGGTGATTCCAGAGAAGAAATAGAATTTTGCAGCAGACGTAAAGAATCAGTTTTCAGTGAAACTTTGTTAATGGACGATGGATAG
- the LOC113708484 gene encoding GDSL esterase/lipase At5g55050-like yields the protein MKNRSPCNIVVLSYYLQATLALLVGLVMLQAALGSAAKPPAIFILGDSTVDVGTNSYLQESRARADFPLYGIDFPHSRPTGRFSNGLNGADFLARLTGYNSSPRPFLSLGSPLLSYLRNHAFRGANFASAGSGLLDLTGSALGVVPLSEQIKQFATLQGNLTAVRGSGATEAMLQKSLFCISIGSNDLFDYVVSNSSTTPQEFIYLLMKEYENSIKTLYSLGARKFGIISVPPIGCCPTIRLLGAQGKCSDALNGLARAFYSALETLLYGIGSELEDLKYSLGNAYLMTINVINNPQPFHFTSVDKACCGFGKLNAEQGCNVLGEY from the exons atgaagaatagATCACCATGCAATATCGTTGTACTTTCATATTATCTCCAGGCAACACTTGCCTTGCTGGTAGGATTGGTGATGTTGCAGGCTGCGTTAGGCAGTGCAGCAAAGCCTCCGGCGATTTTCATACTGGGTGACTCCACCGTAGACGTTGGTACTAATTCTTACCTGCAAGAAAGCAGGGCCAGAGCCGACTTTCCTCTTTACGGCATTGACTTCCCTCACTCGAGGCCAACTGGGAGGTTTAGCAATGGCTTGAATGGTGCTGATTTTCTAG CCAGGTTAACGGGATATAACAGCAGCCCACGACCCTTTCTCAGTCTTGGTAGCCCTTTGCTTTCTTATCTCAGAAACCACGCCTTCAGAGGCGCAAACTTTGCTTCTGCGGGTTCTGGCCTGCTTGACCTCACTGGTTCAGCATTG GGAGTTGTGCCATTATCAGAGCAGATTAAGCAATTTGCCACGCTCCAAGGTAATCTTACTGCTGTTAGGGGTTCAGGGGCAACGGAAGCAATGCTACAAAAATCTTTGTTTTGCATCAGTATTGGAAGCAATGACCTCTTTGACTATGTTGTTTCCAATAGCAGCACGACTCCACAGGAGTTTATTTACCTCCTCATGAAAGAATACGAGAACTCTATCAAA ACTTTATACAGCCTTGGAGCACGGAAATTTGGCATCATAAGTGTGCCGCCAATCGGTTGCTGCCCAACCATTAGACTTCTGGGTGCTCAAGGAAAATGCTCCGACGCCTTGAATGGGTTGGCAAGAGCTTTTTATTCAGCACTTGAGACCCTATTGTACGGCATTGGCTCTGAGCTTGAGGACTTGAAGTACTCACTTGGAAATGCTTACTTAATGACCATCAATGTCATCAACAATCCACAGCCCTTCC ATTTCACGAGCGTGGACAAAGCGTGCTGCGGATTTGGCAAGTTGAACGCAGAACAGGGTTGTAATGTGTTAGGAGAATATTAG